Part of the Carcharodon carcharias isolate sCarCar2 chromosome 11, sCarCar2.pri, whole genome shotgun sequence genome, TCTAGCAACTAGAGATCAGAGTACCAGCTCAATTTATGGAgggacattgggctggattttaccagtcCTTTGGGGATGGGTTTAGGAAGTGagaacggggccataaaatggtGGGTGCATGTCATTTTCTGCCACCCTGCCATTTTATGagcagagggtgagggggtggtgtggacaTGAAATTGCTCAATTAAAAGCCTcttcccaccaccctctcacTTTACCAGTGGGGGCAAGGAAGGAGGATGACCTTACCGCCCAGGGCTCAGTTGACCCaagtaagtggccaattaagggctacTTCCCTCAACCTCTGGCATTTCACCAGCAGTGGGTAGACACCCCACCATGCGGGGAGACCGGCAGCCTTCCTATGGGCTtggtgggatgggggtgaaggCCTTTCTATTTGGGCTCTCTCTACCCCTATCATGGCAAAGGCCACCCCGCTGCAattccacccccctcctccccaaccaACTGACTAGCACCAACCTTCCCAGACCCCACTCATTTCAGGTGGGAAATGTGGTGCGCTTCCATTGTGCCCTCGTCTTCCTGGcaccactcccagtggcactgctgagctgcCAGCCCCTGTTTGGCCAGCAGATCTTGGGTGGTCATCTTTTAAAAAGGCAGTGGCCCCCCCCACGGTAACTAATTAATTTCCCGACGCTTGAAAAATTGCGGCCGGGGTTCCGGCAAACGGTCGCTCCCAGTTCTCCAGCCAGTCATCGGGACACCCACTGTGGCAGCAAAATTCTGTCCTACGAGTGGGATTCAGGCATCAAGTGCTATTTGTGTCTATGGCCGCTCCATTGTATGGTTTGCGAGAGCCTATAAAACCCTCCTGTCATATAGGACTAACCATCACCCACCGGCTGGTATAAAGATGGTTATGTCCATTGAAGGAGCTTCCATGTCACGGCCTGTTAGACTGTTAATTAGCCTACAGGTCTTTCCACTACACACTATCCTCCAAGGGAAGCTTGCAAAGACATGAAGATGATGATCACGCCACACTGTGAGTCTGCTAGTCAGACATAAATTCTTCCATCCCTTCCCCTGCAAAATGGTGCAAAGATACTAAAACAAAAACCGCAACATTTAAGAGTGAATTAGATAAACTCCAGGAAGAAAAGTATTAGGGATGAGAATAAATAGCACAAATGCAGAGTCAAAATGACTGAAAGGTCATACCTCCCTGCTGAAATCTTTATGATTCTCTGTTAATAACCCACTCAAGTTAGCAACATGCTCCATTGCGTGTGTGTTTGCAGAGCTAGAAAGAAAAGAGCTGGGGATGGGACTAGTTAAATTGCTcctgcaaagagctggcacaggctggacaggctgaatggtctccttatctgcagataacattctatgattctactgtATGTTTCTCACTCTGCGGAGTTACAAGACTACAACGGGCGAGGATTAATGAGATTCTTGATAAAATCAGGTGATCCCACTAGTGTATAAGCAATTGGTTGGAGGAATCTGGGATTAATTAGAACAATTAATTATATTCCTTCTGCTCTTGGTGTCCTTAATTATCTAATGAAGACATTTCATGTGCAGAGTCACAGCCCTGTGTGTGAGGAAGGGGAGAATCAGTGGCAGCTACTCTTGCACTTGCTCAGCCCAGTGGTCCTGATGCCGTGATGCCATTGGATCATGGAAGGTCTCAGAGAGTAGAAGGCGGTAAGCAGTTCAatgtgggtgggaaaaagaaaggCTGGTATTTCTATAGCCCCTCTCACAACCTCAAAACTTCATcaaaagtgctttccagccaacaGTACtaattgaagtgtagtcattgaagtgtagtcattgttgtaatgtaggagatgCAATGgccaattagtgcacagcaagctcccacaaacaaaaaCATTGgggtcttttgcatccacctggaagggcagatgaggcctcagCTTAACggcttatctgaaagatggcacctccaacagtgcagcactccctcattactgcactggagGCAGAACATAGGCCATGAGGAAAATTTGTTGGAGGTAGGGTGGGAAGGGAAAAGGAGGAAACACATCTCTCACTAATGGTTGCACACGTATTCATGTGAATATTTATATAGCGTTTTGTAGGTAGCGCTCCTGTGTCAGAGTCACAAGGCTGGAAGCTCAAGTCCCAATCCAGAACTTGAGCAGAACAATCTCAGCTGACACTCCAAAATCTGGACGAAAACAGGAACAATTGGATCTTTTTTTAATAAAACATCAGACTAACCTGTAAAGCCTCACTCATTCCACGGCCAATAACCAGCGTTTGAATACCTTTGGTAATGACTTCCTCCAGATCAGCTGCCTGTACTCCAGGGtaatgctaaatgggacagagcACAACAGTCAGGACTAACCAAGAAACTCTTTGTTTAAAACCTTACTGCTTAATTTCACATGACAGCCAttgctcagtgggtagcattctctTGCCTCTTagccagaaggtcatgggttcaagtcccactccagatacTTTAAGCGCAAAAGTCTATGTTGATGCTTCCAATGgacaagaacagaagaaataggagcaggaggcagCAGTAGATCatacggcccatcgagcctgctctgccattcaatatgatcacagctgatcttctgcctcaactccactttcccacccgctccccatattTGATCCCGTGAAACCAAAAATCTTGTCTGTCCCAGCCATAGACGTATTCAaagatggagcatccataaccttCTAGGtaatagaattccaaagattcacaaccctttgagtgaagaaatttctcttcatctcagtcctgaatgatcggccccttatcctgagcctGTGCTCCTTCTAAAACAATCTCTCATTTTCATCTACCCTGTCATACAGAATATTGCACGTTTCAATaaaatcttctaaactccacagaacacaagcccaatttactcagcctttcatcattggacaaacccctcatcccaggaaccaacctaatgaaccttcgctgtacagCCTACaattcttccttaaatatagagacaaaaactgcacgcAGTATTCAAAATGCAGTGTCAAAGAATTGTAATAGGATTTCCTTATCcttgtactccaattcccttgcaataaaggtcaatgtgccatctgccttcttaattgcttgctgtgcctgcatgctaacttcctgCTTCTCTTGTACGAGCATATCCAAGTTTCGTTGCACATCATAATTTACAAATTTcactcctttaaaaaaaattctgcttttctactcttatgaccaaagtgaataacttcacatttccccataGTATGCTCTGCATTTTGTTGCCCGCTCCTCAAACTGGCtatatctctgtgagagagtgttgcactgtctttcggatgagacattaaaccaggatgctgtctgccccctcaggtagGCATAAAAAAAACCCCTGTGGCACTATTTGGAAGGACAGCAGAGTAGTTGTCCCcgatttctatttttacttagttctgttgaagggtcattcggactcgaaacgttaactgtgttcttctccgcagatgctgccagacctgctgagtttttccaggtaattttgtttttgttttggatttccagcatccgcagttttttacttttatcttagttGTCCCCAAtatcttgaccaatatttattccttatgCATTGATCCACTTAAGCATcactaaaagcagattatctggtcaatatcacattgctctttctgggagcttgccatgtgcaaactggctgccccatttcctatattacaacaatgccTACGcgtcaaaaagtacttcattggctgtaaagagctttgggacaacccgaggtcatgaaaggtattGAATAAATGCCAATTTTTCTTTCTTAAAAAAACTTGTGCTATTACACTGGCTTTCGTGATCTGAGgctgtcccaaaatgctttacagccaatgataatCAGCCAGTCGAAAGTTGCGGATGACAGCCAGGGTCCAGATTTGGGACAGTGGAAGCCAGTGAAGCAGTTGCAAGGCCTCAAGGAGGCAGGTGAGAACGGGAATCCATGCATGATCTCATGATGTTAGACTTGAAAACGCTGCTGGAAGTGGCTGTCAGGTTCAAACAGTAACAGAAGACTGGGTGGCAGGGGATGGGCGGTGGTGAgcgctggagggggtggggggagaaaaatcAGACAGCTAGCTCACGAGGAGGAGAGGCAAGTGCCAACTGCATGCATTCAAATGATATTCCAACCCTGATAGCATCACAACTCAGCCCACATCCCTATGCTCAACCGAAGTCCAAAAGCGTGCTGCATATTGCAGGATTCccatcaggagcaggaactcttggctgcttttaaaaaaatattccctTTCCAGCTGAAAGCGATTGATTTAGTTCCATTGCCCCCATTGAATCAGCAGAGACCTGGACTTGAACCTCCAAGGATCTTGAAGATCTTGACTTGGTGTAATAATGTAAAATGTGTGTCGGCGAGTCAGCAGCCCACTTTGCATCTCTCCTCATTTTTATTGTTATTGGTTTAAATCTAATCCTATGACTCAGTAGCACATTTACCCACAAAGCTGTCAGGGGAGCTCCATTCACATAGTTTCCTGCAGCAGccaagtgggactagctgagttgttcttgcagagagccagcatggaaacgatgggccgaatgggcttCCTATTATGTAATAATCATTTTATAATTCCATGATTGTTGTGCTCAAAAGTGACATCAAGTAATGAACAGTTCCCTAATTGGACCTcttgggattggggtaatatttcatcatggattgaagattgattaacaggcagaaaacagggagCAGGAGTAAATGGATCACTTTTGGTTGGCAGGTTGTAGCCAGTGGGCACTAGATCTGTGcttgggcctcagttatttacaatcagTATCAATAACTTAGCTGAGGGATTTTGATTGTAATGTACAGATGAATGcttgaggtggtggatggggtgccaatcatgtgggctgctacaccctggatgatgtcaagcttcttgaatcttTTTAGAGTTGTTTTAGAgtccttgccacttatcagcccaaacctgaatgttggaGTGAAAGAAGTTAGAGTgcgcaagaggctagaattaacAATTGATAATGTGGCATTGCAACATATTGTTCCCTGTGTCAATCTGGCTGTAGATCAATTACCATTGTGGATCTACATCCATAAAGTTATGCTGCCCAAACTCATTTCACTTCAGGACTCCTGCACAAACTTGTAGccaacagagacagggagagggtctgggatttgtgctcactgacctacactggctcctggtccaaCAAACCCTCAATTTTAAATTCtcactcttgttttcaaatccctccatgtgcTCACCTCCTCTAAATCTCCGTAAACTCCttcagtcctacaaccctccaagacgtctgcactcctccaattctggcctcttgtgcacccctgattttaatcattccacgaCTGGCAGTTGTACCTTTAGCTGTCAGGGCCCCAAGATCTCCCTCACCAGAGCTCTTAGtttttctttcctcttttaagaagcTCCtataaatctacctctttgaccaagcttttagtcatctaataactcctaatatctccttttgtggctcggtgtcaaattttgttcgatggtcacttctgtgaagtgccttggggcattttcctatgttaaagatgctacatgAATGCAACTTGTTGTTGTTGGCTGCTATTTGGGGTTTGGGTACAAAAGTGTACTATTATGATAAACACTGGATTGTTACACTCAGATCTATAAATATAAGTAAAAGCAGAaaagctggaaatgctcagcaagtcagacagcaacaacggagagagaaacagaatcaacATTTCAGTCAACAACCTTTCATCAAGGTAGCCACTAATAAGTccgatagggaattcaggaggaagTTCTTTATCCAGAAATTGGTGAGAGTATGGTACTCTTtatcacagggagtagttgaggtgaatagcacagatgcattttAGGGGAAGTGAGATAAACACGAGGGAGAAAAGAATCAAAGCACATGGGAATGGGGTTAGACGAAGAGGGGTTGGATGAGCCTTTCGCGGAGCATGGATCTGAAAAACTAAATGCCTGGTTCAGTGCTGTACATGCTATGTAATTGAAATCAGtgcagaaaaataaaattaaatgtcATGGACAAAGAGGTTAAAAAATAGAAATGCATTGACCCActgtgcccccccctcccccctcccccgccccctccacccctcccgcccccccccacccccaccccgccctgccATATATCCTTGTTCTGTGTGCGCTGGCTCTGACTCACATCAGTCCCCGTTTCTCTCCAGTCCCAGGTACGACTTCCTCCTGGCCACACCTTGCAGTCCTTATAAGTAGTGGCACAGTCTTGGACTTTCATCCGTCCCCAAGAGATTGAAGCTATTTGTGGAGAGGACATAGTGGTAAAGGGGCAATCAGTACCAGCTCGAAACCTAGAAAGGATCAACCAACAGATTTTAAAAGGTATAGtcgcataagaacataagaaataggaggagtagaccacacagcccattgaacctgcttcgccatttcacatgatcgtggctgatcttcagcttcaacttcactttcccacacactccccatattCCTCGATTTCCCGAGaagccaaaaatctgtctatcttaacattaaatatattcaatgatggagcatccacaaccctctgaggtagagaattccaaagattcacaaccctttgagtgaataaATCTCTACTCATctccagtcctaaatgatcagccccttatcctgagactgtgtccccatatTCTAGGTTCCCCAGCCTGAGGAAACAACCTCGTGTCTACCCTGTTAAGTCCCTTAAAATCTTGTATGTTTCTGTGGCAGCACCTCTCCTAAGGATTTGGACTCAATCTAGTCcacctctcatcacaggacaatcctctcatcccagagaccagtctagtgaatctttgctgtaATCTCTCCAACACAAGTATATTGTTCCTcaagtatggagaccaaaactgacaCAGTATTCTgaatgtggtctcatcaaagccctgtacaactgtagcaagacttccttactctccTGCTCCaatcaccttgcaataaaggccatacAATTTACCtttctaactgcttgctgtacctgcatgctatctttgtgttccttgtacaaataCATCCAAGTCTTTATGGTCATCACTTTCACCCCCTTTAAAAAaatttctgcttttctgttcttacaaccaaagtgaacagCCTCACACATTATACTATATCTGCCACCTTgctgcccattcatttaacctgtctatgtctctttacagcctcacagcttgcattcgcACCTAGCatttatcatcagcaaacttgactACATTACTCTTGATCTCTTCATCTAAGTTACTAAtagagattgtaaatagctaaggccccggctccgaagaagagtcatatggactcgaaacattaactgtttctctctccacagatgctgtcagacctgctgagctttactagcactgatccctgcggcacttgTCCCATTTATCCATATTTTTTGCTTCATTTCACCTTTTgtgtatcaaatgcattttgaaaatctATCTACCGGTTCCCCCCATCTACCATACTAGTTACAGCCTCAAAAAAACTGTTaatgaatttgtcaaacatgatttctctttattaaagccatgttgactttggCTGATCAtattattattttctaagtgcattgttcgGCCTTCCTTAAGATTCCAGCAGTTTCTCAATGACTGATGTTaggcctatagttccccattttctctctccctcctttcttgaattgcACTGCTACATTTGCTAACTGAAcctgctgggaccattccagaatctcaggaattttggaaaacgATAACCAGCGCATCTACTATTTCTGCAGCTCTCTCTTTTACAACCCAatggtgtaggccatcaggtcctggggatttgtcagatttagccccttaagtttctccaatactttttctctactgTGGAGAAATACACTAAATATTTgtccaatgtctctgccatttcctcattccccatgataatttctcctgtctctgcatctaagggactaatgtttactttagctaccgtcttcttttttatatacttataaaaattcttacaatctgtttttatattcctggttaGCTTCCTCGCGTATTctattttttccatttttatcaattattttggtggccctttgctgatGCATAAAACActtccaatcctcagacttgcttcTATTCTttacaacattataagcctcttcttttagtctaatactatccttagctCCTTGGTAAACCACGGAAGGATCttacttgctgagtttttgtttttcaatggaatatatttttgttgaaaaTTTTGAATTGGTTTTTTAAATATTTCCAACTTTTTATTTACCACCGTATCTATTAGTCTATTTACCTGATCAACCTTAGCctgttctcccctcatacctacaTAATTggctttaagattcttgtttgtgattggaatatgttgctctcaaacttaatatggaattcaactgtgttatgatcactatttcccagtagATCTTTTACTATGATTATATTACttaaccctgcttcattgcaCAAGAGTAGAGTTAAAATAGATTCATTCCTAGTTGGTtctacaacatattgctccaggaaactgtcacgaaaacattccacaaattcatcttccagaccgtctttgccaatttgattggttcagtctataagaagattaaagtcaccaaaAATTACTTCATTGCATTTGTTGCAAGCTCCAATAATGTCTTGTTCAATGCTCTGTAAATGGTATAACACTGCTAAGGGGCCTATACTCtctaccagcattttctgactcTTTCTATTCCTAATCTTCTCCAATACAGGTTCTACTttctgattttctgagccaagatcctttctcactaatgtccttatgtcatcctttattatcattGATATGCCTCATCCTTTgccattctttttgaaatgttgtgtactgtggaatatttatttcccaaccttgctcATCTTGTTACTATGTCTCTGTAATAATGATTAGATCTAAACAATTTAACTCTATTTGTGGcactagttcatctatcttattgtggATGCTTcacacattcagataaagagcctttaattttattttttcactACTATTCCTGAATGGACCTTAGTCACTATGTTATGAGATCTGACTTACCTTTTCATTGAATGAGTGGCCAAGAACTACAACGCCAGCATGCCTCAGGAATTTCCCCACATGGGCTGACCAGGTGCAGCCTTTGTTTTGTTCCTCAGGCTGAGGATGGGCCCAGTGAAAATGGTTATCATGTGACCCAGGAGCAGAGCGCACAGAGAGGCGTCCCAGACAGGGTACGGGAAaaaaagggacagggagaggtcccagttaagaagaaagagagaggagcacagaaagaggctccAAGCAAAGGAAGGGCTGCAGTGGGCAGACCAAGTAAtgggggctcaggagaagccctaaGGACCTAAggaggcagcagaaggttggtgactccatgctgcaggCCAATGGGGTGAAGGTAACCTTTTgcagcagtagtgttctgcttgcCGTATCCAAAAAGCCtagctttttattttatttattcaagggatgtgggcttcattggctaggccagcatttattgcccatccctagttgcccttgagaaggtggtggtgagctgccttcttgaaccagtgcggtccctatggtgtaggtacacccacagtgctgttaaggagggagttccaggattttgccccagtgacagtgaaggaaaggcaatatatttccaagtcaggatggtgaatggcttggaggggaacttctgggtgatggttttcccatatgtctgctgtccttgtccttctagatggtagtggctctGGGTTGGATGGAGTTGcctatagagccttggtgagtttctgcagtgcatcgtgtaaatggtacacactgctgctatggtgcgccagtggtggagggagtgtttgtggatgtggtgtcaatcaagcaggctgctttgtcctggatggtgtcaagcttcttgagtgttgtgggagctgcactcatcctggcaagtggagagtatttcatcacactcctgacttgcgccttgtagattgtggacagactttggggagtcaggaggtgaatcacttgccacaggattcctagactctgacctgctcttgtagccactgtatttatatggctagtccagttcagtttctggtcaatggcaacccaatcatcagcgaacatctggccttttgatggaaggaaggtcattgatgaatcagctgaagatggttgggccgaggccactaccctgaggaactcctgcgggaGGGCAGTGCATggttatcagcaggaggtttccttgcccatgtttgacctgatgccatgagacttcatggggtctgcagtcgatgttgaggactctccagggcaactccctcctgaccgtATACTGCtgcgccgccacctctgctgggtctgtcctactgGTGGGACATGacctacccagggatggtgatggtgaagcCTGGGGCATTAtctctaaggtatgattccatgaggatgactatgtcaggctgttgcttcactagtctgtgagacagctctcccaattttggcacaagcccccagatgttcgtaaggaggactttgtagggtcgacagggctgtgattgtCGTTGTTGGTTCTGGTGCTGTTTGGTTTCATGTCTTTTTtgtggctttgtagcagtttgttacaactgaatggattactaggccatttcagagggtatttgctgtgggtctggaatcacatgcaggccaggtaacggcaacagatttccttccctaaaggacattagtgaaccaggtgggtttttcaaaaaatcaacaatggtttcatgggcatcattagacttttaattccagatttttattgaattcaaattccaccatctgccgtggaacccgggtccccagagcattaccctaggtctctgtattactagtccagtgacaaaaccactacgCCATTACCTCCCCCttctttatataaattgtaaaatgttgagccccagcactggtccctgtggcacaccactcgttacatcttgccaaccagaaaatgacctatttatgcctattccctgttagctagccaatcttctaaccacgccaatatgttacccccccacaccatgagcttttattttccacaataacttttgatgtggcaccttatcaaatgccttctagaaatctaaggacagtacatccaccagtacCCCTTCATCTGCAGCACGTTacttcaaaggactccaataagttggttaagcatgatttccctctctcaaaaccatgttgactctgcctgatta contains:
- the aamdc gene encoding mth938 domain-containing protein isoform X6 — protein: MWYKGRKDGRLSERFRAGTDCPFTTMSSPQIASISWGRMKVQDCATTYKDCKVWPGGSRTWDWRETGTDHYPGVQAADLEEVITKGIQTLVIGRGMSEALQQVLQSA
- the aamdc gene encoding mth938 domain-containing protein isoform X5, coding for MWYKGRKDGRLSERFRAGTDCPFTTMSSPQIASISWGRMKVQDCATTYKDCKVWPGGSRTWDWRETGTDHYPGVQAADLEEVITKGIQTLVIGRGMSEALQPLEPFTARMRTFGPSNLCQLSMEVIQSNFLF
- the aamdc gene encoding mth938 domain-containing protein isoform X4, translating into MWYKGRKDGRLSERFRAGTDCPFTTMSSPQIASISWGRMKVQDCATTYKDCKVWPGGSRTWDWRETGTDHYPGVQAADLEEVITKGIQTLVIGRGMSEALQVPSRTLEYLKKKGVEVKVLQTEEAVREYNLLASRGARVGGVFHSTC